One uncultured Carboxylicivirga sp. genomic window, AGTCGGAAACGTTGCGAAAGAATTCTACAGTTTTTCGTCAGAGATCTTGGTTTGGCTAAGGAACGATTTGAAGTGCATGCTTTAGGTGAAGACGATGTATTGCCTCAGGATGAAATCTCGAAAAAAAGTCGTTTAAGTATCAATCGCAGAGTTGACATAGTTTTGAAAAAGTAATTGATAGATGAACTTTTATGAAAAGGTGGTGTTTTTCTTAAATACCGCCTTTTTGTATTATATCATAAGCGTTCTTAACATGTATCAGGCCTATGATATTTTACACATTTAATTCAAGTAAAAAAGAGCAATCAATTAAAATTCAAAGCTTATGGTGAATGAAAGAAAATATTTTTGTAAAGGTGTGAGTGATAAGGACTTTATTTATGAGATTTTCTCAGATAAGGGATTTGTTATGAATGCCGGAAACTTCTTCAATACTGAAAAGAATCGTTTTTCAGATCAGGAAAACAATAATAACCAAACTGAAAAAGGTAACGAAGAAGCAAATAATTCTTGTCATTAATTAATGAAACAAACTACATCATACTCAAAGCCTGGTGCAACTATCTTTTTTGATGGATGGTGCAGGCTGTGTTCTGGTGTTGTAAACTTACTTCTCAAAACAAAACCGGGTCGGAAATTTAGTTATATACCAATTCAGCGTATAAAAGAATATCTCCCTGAAGCAGAATTACAGTCTGATACTTTTGAGGGTAATGAAATTGCAATTATCTCTGATGGTAAGATCATTACAGGCGCAAGTGCAGTATTATTTATCTTAAACCAGATGGGTGGAATTTATAAAGTGCTTTCTTTTATTTTACGAATACTGCCATTATGGGTTCTGCAAAAAGTATATGTATACATTGCCAACAATCGGTATCGTTGGTTTGGTAGAAAAGCCACCTGTGAGATTATTTAAAGTTCCAGTTCACCCTTCTCGTTCTCTTTATATTTTTTTGCCAGTGTTGCCATAAATTTACTTATAGCTTTCACTGCCAAATCCGTTTCGGGACTAACGGTCTGCTTTTTTAATTTTAATAAAAAAGTACTGTATATGGCAGTAAGACATATCTCAACGTCATTTGTAAGCTTTTGACCTGTTTTTTGGTCGAATTCTTTTATAGTCGGCAAAACACTGTTGAAGAGGTGTTGATAGGCTACTTCATTTGGAGCCTTCATAAGTTGAAGGTGAAGATGATTAACCTCGTTTACTGTGTTAATATTGATTTGCAAATGACCGCTGGTGTGCTTGTTTTCAAGATGCATCATTTCTGTAAGGTTTGCCCACCAGTCTCTTATCTCAAGTAGTATATCTTCACTCTGATTGTAGCTGGGGATAATATTCTTATCAATGCTTGGCATGTTTACTCCATTGGCCCTGATCAAATCTTCGATCTGCCACATATAAAGAATGTACTCAATTATATTTTCCTTCTTTTTTTCTCTTGCTACAATCATAATCTTTCAGTTTTTATTCCCAATCACCTTGTTGAAGGCGCTCAATGTCGCGTCTGTCTTTTTTTGTTGGTCTGCCCAGACCTCGATCACGTTGAGCACTCGAAGCCAGTTTTGCCAGTTCGAGCATTTCCAGCTGATCAGGTGTAGTAACATCCTCGATAAAGCCAGGAGTGAGTTTTGCTCCCATTCGTTTTTCGGATATATCAAGAACTTTGTATGTGCGGGTTATAGGAGCTACACGTATGTCAATTAAATCGCCTGTTTTAATAATACGTGACGACTTTGCGGATTGCTTGTTGATGGATACTTTGCCTTTTTTACAGGCTTCTGCAGCCAGACTCCGGGTCTTATACAGACGAACAGCCCATAAAAACTTATCGATACGAACTCCTGCACTTTCCATATTACTTGTTGTTGAATTGATTCATTGCCTGCGAAGCACCAATTGTTCCAAAGGCTTTGATGATATCAATGGCCAGTTTCTTTCGGTCTTTTAAAATTTCATTTTCTTCATCAGACCAACGTCCTAATACGAAATCCACTTG contains:
- a CDS encoding DCC1-like thiol-disulfide oxidoreductase family protein encodes the protein MKQTTSYSKPGATIFFDGWCRLCSGVVNLLLKTKPGRKFSYIPIQRIKEYLPEAELQSDTFEGNEIAIISDGKIITGASAVLFILNQMGGIYKVLSFILRILPLWVLQKVYVYIANNRYRWFGRKATCEII
- a CDS encoding DUF4924 family protein is translated as MIVAREKKKENIIEYILYMWQIEDLIRANGVNMPSIDKNIIPSYNQSEDILLEIRDWWANLTEMMHLENKHTSGHLQININTVNEVNHLHLQLMKAPNEVAYQHLFNSVLPTIKEFDQKTGQKLTNDVEICLTAIYSTFLLKLKKQTVSPETDLAVKAISKFMATLAKKYKENEKGELEL
- a CDS encoding RNA-binding S4 domain-containing protein encodes the protein MESAGVRIDKFLWAVRLYKTRSLAAEACKKGKVSINKQSAKSSRIIKTGDLIDIRVAPITRTYKVLDISEKRMGAKLTPGFIEDVTTPDQLEMLELAKLASSAQRDRGLGRPTKKDRRDIERLQQGDWE